A stretch of Pygocentrus nattereri isolate fPygNat1 chromosome 8, fPygNat1.pri, whole genome shotgun sequence DNA encodes these proteins:
- the nocta gene encoding nocturnin isoform X3, with the protein MVRSFTYDETFAVHPMGSSSSSRLFSTLAQSLSSAPLAHTHVDPEECEFEQADPEALLRECEEVLRNRPPRPHRDFIRTRGSTPHNPQIRVMQWNILAQALGEGKDGFVRCPMEALNWAERKYLILEEILTYRPDILCLQEVDHYYDTFQPVLSRLGYQSTFCPKPCSPCLDVRDNNGPDGCALFFSRQRFQLLCTDHLRLSAMMLKTNQVAIVATLLDRVTGRTFCVAVTHLKARSGWEAFRSAQGSHLLQQLRTISSQQGVQPEGVPMVVCGDFNAEPCEEVYRRFLASPLGLDSAYRRLSTDGNTEPPYTSWKIRPSGESCATLDYIWYSRGGFSVDAVLSMPSEEQIGPDRLPSYHYPSDHLSLVCDLSFIQEPHRLM; encoded by the exons ATGGTACGTTCCTTCACGTATGACGAAACCTTCGCCG tgcatccGATgggcagtagcagcagtagcaggcTCTTCAGCACCCTGGCTCAGTCTCTGAGCAGCGCGCcactggcacacacacacgtggaCCCTGAAGAGTGTGAGTTTGAGCAGGCCGACCCAGAAGCGCTCCTGCGGGAGTGTGAGGAGGTCCTGAGGAACCGGCCGCCGCGGCCACACAGAGACTTCATCCGTACCAGAGGCAGCACTCCTCACAACCCGCAGATCCGCGTCATGCAATGGAACATCTTGGCACAAG CTCTCGGTGAGGGCAAGGATGGTTTTGTGCGCTGCCCGATGGAGGCGTTGAACTGGGCTGAGAGGAAGTACCTGATCCTGGAGGAAATCTTGACATACAGGCCAGACATCCTGTGCTTGCAGGAGGTCGACCACTACTACGACACCTTCCAGCCAGTGCTGTCCCGTCTGGGCTACCAGAGCACTTTCTGCCCCAAGCCTTGCTCACCCTGCCTGGACGTGCGCGACAACAATGGCCCGGACGGCTGTGCTCTGTTCTTCAGTCGCCAGCGCTTCCAGCTGCTCTGCACTGACCACCTGCGTCTGTCAGCCATGATGCTCAAGACCAACCAGGTGGCCATCGTGGCCACCCTGCTGGACCGGGTCACGGGCCGGACGTTCTGTGTGGCCGTGACCCACCTGAAAGCGCGGAGCGGATGGGAGGCCTTTCGCAGCGCCCAGGGCTCACATCTCCTGCAGCAGCTGAGGACCATCAGCAGCCAGCAGGGGGTGCAGCCTGAGGGTGTCCCGATGGTGGTTTGTGGGGATTTTAACGCGGAACCGTGTGAGGAAGTGTACCGTCGTTTCCTGGCCTCTCCGCTGGGGCTGGACAGCGCCTACCGGAGGCTGAGCACGGATGGCAACACGGAGCCACCCTACACCAGCTGGAAGATTCGCCCGAGCGGAGAGAGCTGCGCCACGCTTGACTACATTTGGTACTCACGCGGGGGCTTCAGTGTAGATGCCGTGCTGAGCATGCCCAGTGAGGAGCAGATCGGCCCTGACCGCCTGCCTTCATACCACTACCCTTCTGACCACCTCTCACTGGTCTGTGACCTCAGCTTCATCCAGGAGCCTCACAGGCTCATGTAA
- the nocta gene encoding nocturnin isoform X1 has translation MYPVRRCAPLLQRDLAAFCLSSLCSQPESSGRVKRSLSPATHRGHSNLVAPLTGQLQPRASSPSSTDQKTVPVHPMGSSSSSRLFSTLAQSLSSAPLAHTHVDPEECEFEQADPEALLRECEEVLRNRPPRPHRDFIRTRGSTPHNPQIRVMQWNILAQALGEGKDGFVRCPMEALNWAERKYLILEEILTYRPDILCLQEVDHYYDTFQPVLSRLGYQSTFCPKPCSPCLDVRDNNGPDGCALFFSRQRFQLLCTDHLRLSAMMLKTNQVAIVATLLDRVTGRTFCVAVTHLKARSGWEAFRSAQGSHLLQQLRTISSQQGVQPEGVPMVVCGDFNAEPCEEVYRRFLASPLGLDSAYRRLSTDGNTEPPYTSWKIRPSGESCATLDYIWYSRGGFSVDAVLSMPSEEQIGPDRLPSYHYPSDHLSLVCDLSFIQEPHRLM, from the exons ATGTATCCGGTACGGCGCTGTGCTCCGCTGCTCCAGCGGGACTTGGCTGCGTTCTGTCTGTCGTCGCTGTGTTCACAACCGGAGAGCTCCGGGCGGGTGAAGAGGAGTCTCTCTCCGGCTACACACCGCGGTCACTCCAACTTGGTAGCCCCGCTGACCGGTCAGCTTCAACCGAGGGCGAGCAGCCCCTCCTCAACCGATCAGAAGACAGTGCCTG tgcatccGATgggcagtagcagcagtagcaggcTCTTCAGCACCCTGGCTCAGTCTCTGAGCAGCGCGCcactggcacacacacacgtggaCCCTGAAGAGTGTGAGTTTGAGCAGGCCGACCCAGAAGCGCTCCTGCGGGAGTGTGAGGAGGTCCTGAGGAACCGGCCGCCGCGGCCACACAGAGACTTCATCCGTACCAGAGGCAGCACTCCTCACAACCCGCAGATCCGCGTCATGCAATGGAACATCTTGGCACAAG CTCTCGGTGAGGGCAAGGATGGTTTTGTGCGCTGCCCGATGGAGGCGTTGAACTGGGCTGAGAGGAAGTACCTGATCCTGGAGGAAATCTTGACATACAGGCCAGACATCCTGTGCTTGCAGGAGGTCGACCACTACTACGACACCTTCCAGCCAGTGCTGTCCCGTCTGGGCTACCAGAGCACTTTCTGCCCCAAGCCTTGCTCACCCTGCCTGGACGTGCGCGACAACAATGGCCCGGACGGCTGTGCTCTGTTCTTCAGTCGCCAGCGCTTCCAGCTGCTCTGCACTGACCACCTGCGTCTGTCAGCCATGATGCTCAAGACCAACCAGGTGGCCATCGTGGCCACCCTGCTGGACCGGGTCACGGGCCGGACGTTCTGTGTGGCCGTGACCCACCTGAAAGCGCGGAGCGGATGGGAGGCCTTTCGCAGCGCCCAGGGCTCACATCTCCTGCAGCAGCTGAGGACCATCAGCAGCCAGCAGGGGGTGCAGCCTGAGGGTGTCCCGATGGTGGTTTGTGGGGATTTTAACGCGGAACCGTGTGAGGAAGTGTACCGTCGTTTCCTGGCCTCTCCGCTGGGGCTGGACAGCGCCTACCGGAGGCTGAGCACGGATGGCAACACGGAGCCACCCTACACCAGCTGGAAGATTCGCCCGAGCGGAGAGAGCTGCGCCACGCTTGACTACATTTGGTACTCACGCGGGGGCTTCAGTGTAGATGCCGTGCTGAGCATGCCCAGTGAGGAGCAGATCGGCCCTGACCGCCTGCCTTCATACCACTACCCTTCTGACCACCTCTCACTGGTCTGTGACCTCAGCTTCATCCAGGAGCCTCACAGGCTCATGTAA
- the nocta gene encoding nocturnin isoform X2 has translation MPQLLHKCVHQKLHPMGSSSSSRLFSTLAQSLSSAPLAHTHVDPEECEFEQADPEALLRECEEVLRNRPPRPHRDFIRTRGSTPHNPQIRVMQWNILAQALGEGKDGFVRCPMEALNWAERKYLILEEILTYRPDILCLQEVDHYYDTFQPVLSRLGYQSTFCPKPCSPCLDVRDNNGPDGCALFFSRQRFQLLCTDHLRLSAMMLKTNQVAIVATLLDRVTGRTFCVAVTHLKARSGWEAFRSAQGSHLLQQLRTISSQQGVQPEGVPMVVCGDFNAEPCEEVYRRFLASPLGLDSAYRRLSTDGNTEPPYTSWKIRPSGESCATLDYIWYSRGGFSVDAVLSMPSEEQIGPDRLPSYHYPSDHLSLVCDLSFIQEPHRLM, from the exons ATGCCTCAGCTGCTCCACAAGTGCGTCCATCAGAAAT tgcatccGATgggcagtagcagcagtagcaggcTCTTCAGCACCCTGGCTCAGTCTCTGAGCAGCGCGCcactggcacacacacacgtggaCCCTGAAGAGTGTGAGTTTGAGCAGGCCGACCCAGAAGCGCTCCTGCGGGAGTGTGAGGAGGTCCTGAGGAACCGGCCGCCGCGGCCACACAGAGACTTCATCCGTACCAGAGGCAGCACTCCTCACAACCCGCAGATCCGCGTCATGCAATGGAACATCTTGGCACAAG CTCTCGGTGAGGGCAAGGATGGTTTTGTGCGCTGCCCGATGGAGGCGTTGAACTGGGCTGAGAGGAAGTACCTGATCCTGGAGGAAATCTTGACATACAGGCCAGACATCCTGTGCTTGCAGGAGGTCGACCACTACTACGACACCTTCCAGCCAGTGCTGTCCCGTCTGGGCTACCAGAGCACTTTCTGCCCCAAGCCTTGCTCACCCTGCCTGGACGTGCGCGACAACAATGGCCCGGACGGCTGTGCTCTGTTCTTCAGTCGCCAGCGCTTCCAGCTGCTCTGCACTGACCACCTGCGTCTGTCAGCCATGATGCTCAAGACCAACCAGGTGGCCATCGTGGCCACCCTGCTGGACCGGGTCACGGGCCGGACGTTCTGTGTGGCCGTGACCCACCTGAAAGCGCGGAGCGGATGGGAGGCCTTTCGCAGCGCCCAGGGCTCACATCTCCTGCAGCAGCTGAGGACCATCAGCAGCCAGCAGGGGGTGCAGCCTGAGGGTGTCCCGATGGTGGTTTGTGGGGATTTTAACGCGGAACCGTGTGAGGAAGTGTACCGTCGTTTCCTGGCCTCTCCGCTGGGGCTGGACAGCGCCTACCGGAGGCTGAGCACGGATGGCAACACGGAGCCACCCTACACCAGCTGGAAGATTCGCCCGAGCGGAGAGAGCTGCGCCACGCTTGACTACATTTGGTACTCACGCGGGGGCTTCAGTGTAGATGCCGTGCTGAGCATGCCCAGTGAGGAGCAGATCGGCCCTGACCGCCTGCCTTCATACCACTACCCTTCTGACCACCTCTCACTGGTCTGTGACCTCAGCTTCATCCAGGAGCCTCACAGGCTCATGTAA
- the nocta gene encoding nocturnin isoform X4, with protein sequence MEVQVHPMGSSSSSRLFSTLAQSLSSAPLAHTHVDPEECEFEQADPEALLRECEEVLRNRPPRPHRDFIRTRGSTPHNPQIRVMQWNILAQALGEGKDGFVRCPMEALNWAERKYLILEEILTYRPDILCLQEVDHYYDTFQPVLSRLGYQSTFCPKPCSPCLDVRDNNGPDGCALFFSRQRFQLLCTDHLRLSAMMLKTNQVAIVATLLDRVTGRTFCVAVTHLKARSGWEAFRSAQGSHLLQQLRTISSQQGVQPEGVPMVVCGDFNAEPCEEVYRRFLASPLGLDSAYRRLSTDGNTEPPYTSWKIRPSGESCATLDYIWYSRGGFSVDAVLSMPSEEQIGPDRLPSYHYPSDHLSLVCDLSFIQEPHRLM encoded by the exons ATGGAGGTGCAGG tgcatccGATgggcagtagcagcagtagcaggcTCTTCAGCACCCTGGCTCAGTCTCTGAGCAGCGCGCcactggcacacacacacgtggaCCCTGAAGAGTGTGAGTTTGAGCAGGCCGACCCAGAAGCGCTCCTGCGGGAGTGTGAGGAGGTCCTGAGGAACCGGCCGCCGCGGCCACACAGAGACTTCATCCGTACCAGAGGCAGCACTCCTCACAACCCGCAGATCCGCGTCATGCAATGGAACATCTTGGCACAAG CTCTCGGTGAGGGCAAGGATGGTTTTGTGCGCTGCCCGATGGAGGCGTTGAACTGGGCTGAGAGGAAGTACCTGATCCTGGAGGAAATCTTGACATACAGGCCAGACATCCTGTGCTTGCAGGAGGTCGACCACTACTACGACACCTTCCAGCCAGTGCTGTCCCGTCTGGGCTACCAGAGCACTTTCTGCCCCAAGCCTTGCTCACCCTGCCTGGACGTGCGCGACAACAATGGCCCGGACGGCTGTGCTCTGTTCTTCAGTCGCCAGCGCTTCCAGCTGCTCTGCACTGACCACCTGCGTCTGTCAGCCATGATGCTCAAGACCAACCAGGTGGCCATCGTGGCCACCCTGCTGGACCGGGTCACGGGCCGGACGTTCTGTGTGGCCGTGACCCACCTGAAAGCGCGGAGCGGATGGGAGGCCTTTCGCAGCGCCCAGGGCTCACATCTCCTGCAGCAGCTGAGGACCATCAGCAGCCAGCAGGGGGTGCAGCCTGAGGGTGTCCCGATGGTGGTTTGTGGGGATTTTAACGCGGAACCGTGTGAGGAAGTGTACCGTCGTTTCCTGGCCTCTCCGCTGGGGCTGGACAGCGCCTACCGGAGGCTGAGCACGGATGGCAACACGGAGCCACCCTACACCAGCTGGAAGATTCGCCCGAGCGGAGAGAGCTGCGCCACGCTTGACTACATTTGGTACTCACGCGGGGGCTTCAGTGTAGATGCCGTGCTGAGCATGCCCAGTGAGGAGCAGATCGGCCCTGACCGCCTGCCTTCATACCACTACCCTTCTGACCACCTCTCACTGGTCTGTGACCTCAGCTTCATCCAGGAGCCTCACAGGCTCATGTAA
- the nocta gene encoding nocturnin isoform X5, which yields MGSSSSSRLFSTLAQSLSSAPLAHTHVDPEECEFEQADPEALLRECEEVLRNRPPRPHRDFIRTRGSTPHNPQIRVMQWNILAQALGEGKDGFVRCPMEALNWAERKYLILEEILTYRPDILCLQEVDHYYDTFQPVLSRLGYQSTFCPKPCSPCLDVRDNNGPDGCALFFSRQRFQLLCTDHLRLSAMMLKTNQVAIVATLLDRVTGRTFCVAVTHLKARSGWEAFRSAQGSHLLQQLRTISSQQGVQPEGVPMVVCGDFNAEPCEEVYRRFLASPLGLDSAYRRLSTDGNTEPPYTSWKIRPSGESCATLDYIWYSRGGFSVDAVLSMPSEEQIGPDRLPSYHYPSDHLSLVCDLSFIQEPHRLM from the exons ATgggcagtagcagcagtagcaggcTCTTCAGCACCCTGGCTCAGTCTCTGAGCAGCGCGCcactggcacacacacacgtggaCCCTGAAGAGTGTGAGTTTGAGCAGGCCGACCCAGAAGCGCTCCTGCGGGAGTGTGAGGAGGTCCTGAGGAACCGGCCGCCGCGGCCACACAGAGACTTCATCCGTACCAGAGGCAGCACTCCTCACAACCCGCAGATCCGCGTCATGCAATGGAACATCTTGGCACAAG CTCTCGGTGAGGGCAAGGATGGTTTTGTGCGCTGCCCGATGGAGGCGTTGAACTGGGCTGAGAGGAAGTACCTGATCCTGGAGGAAATCTTGACATACAGGCCAGACATCCTGTGCTTGCAGGAGGTCGACCACTACTACGACACCTTCCAGCCAGTGCTGTCCCGTCTGGGCTACCAGAGCACTTTCTGCCCCAAGCCTTGCTCACCCTGCCTGGACGTGCGCGACAACAATGGCCCGGACGGCTGTGCTCTGTTCTTCAGTCGCCAGCGCTTCCAGCTGCTCTGCACTGACCACCTGCGTCTGTCAGCCATGATGCTCAAGACCAACCAGGTGGCCATCGTGGCCACCCTGCTGGACCGGGTCACGGGCCGGACGTTCTGTGTGGCCGTGACCCACCTGAAAGCGCGGAGCGGATGGGAGGCCTTTCGCAGCGCCCAGGGCTCACATCTCCTGCAGCAGCTGAGGACCATCAGCAGCCAGCAGGGGGTGCAGCCTGAGGGTGTCCCGATGGTGGTTTGTGGGGATTTTAACGCGGAACCGTGTGAGGAAGTGTACCGTCGTTTCCTGGCCTCTCCGCTGGGGCTGGACAGCGCCTACCGGAGGCTGAGCACGGATGGCAACACGGAGCCACCCTACACCAGCTGGAAGATTCGCCCGAGCGGAGAGAGCTGCGCCACGCTTGACTACATTTGGTACTCACGCGGGGGCTTCAGTGTAGATGCCGTGCTGAGCATGCCCAGTGAGGAGCAGATCGGCCCTGACCGCCTGCCTTCATACCACTACCCTTCTGACCACCTCTCACTGGTCTGTGACCTCAGCTTCATCCAGGAGCCTCACAGGCTCATGTAA
- the elf2a gene encoding ETS-related transcription factor Elf-2a isoform X2: MTSVVVIDGGGNILEYVTGEEEAQQEVCTDGVVLRGEEVECPAVIVEQVNSAEVEQCYAAQVLVCDDENTYVMQDVAEEQVVETELQDDGTVEVSVQDKTIEAAEALLHMDSPASLHGDHSPEEFLSEMEVEVRTEEMGPVEDSITELEQKDLQKRKRGRKPKTPRAHCDGSLDLIYKRKSKESRGTTTYLWEFLLDLLQDKETCPKYIKWTEKEKGIFKLVDSKAVSKLWGKHKNKPDMNYETMGRALRYYYQRGILSKVEGQRLVYQFKEMPKDIVFIDDDIDDGVDKGKRQSPTAADCTTPKKRKGRVSPVLPSTPIISISSGPEGLLSVQQSPATTPTVPRTVRLAMQVPVLMTTAQGQKVSTVTINSPTGASPILTTASPVAGGNSAGKVMLQAVPTLVPAQGQNGERITLQLITLPAGPAKAGGPITLRTLAPVTGPAASAQVLQLAVPATVSATVSPTVTAPGPPITVETVHVPDTKPALSVQDVKIIKLEPVEAVIKRLETPAENLHTDQASTHS; this comes from the exons ATGACCTCTGTTGTGGTAATAGACGGTGGAGGGAACATACTGGAGTATGTCACTGGAGAAGAGGAGGCACAGCAG GAGGTGTGTACTGATGGGGTGGTTCTACGTGGAGAAGAAGTGGAGTGTCCTGCAGTGATCGTGGAACAGGTGAACAGTGCAGAGGTGGAGCAGTGCTATGCTGCTCAGGTGCTTGTGTGCGACGATGAAAACACCTACGTCATGCAGGATGTGGCTGAAGAGCAAGTAGTGGAGACCGAGCTGCAAGACGATGGCACAG tgGAGGTCTCGGTTCAAGACAAAACCATCGAGGCAGCTGAAGCTCTCTTACACATGGACTCTCCAGCCAGCCTGCATGGAGACCACAGCCCAG AGGAGTTCCTGTCTGAGATGGAAGTGGAGGTGAGAACTGAGGAAATGGGGCCCGTTGAAGACTCCATCACTGAGCTTGAGCAGAAAGATCTGCAGAAAAGAAAACGAG GGCGGAAACCCAAAACGCCACGAGCCCACTGTGATGGCTCCTTGGATCTCATTTATAAAAGGAAATCGAAAGAGAGCAGGG GTACCACCACATATCTGTGGGAGTTTCTGCTGGACCTTCTGCAGGATAAAGAAACTTGTCCCAAGTATATCAAATggactgaaaaagaaaagggcATCTTCAAATTGGTGGACTCAAAGGCAGTGTCCAAACTGTGGGGTAAACATAAGAACAAACCAGATATGAACTATGAGACAATGGGAAGGGCACTCAG GTATTATTACCAGAGAGGTATTCTTTCCAAGGTGGAAGGCCAGAGACTGGTGTACCAGTTCAAAGAGATGCCCAAAGACATTGTTTTCATTGATGATGATATTGATGATGGTGTCGATAAGGGAAAGAGACAAAGCCCCACAGCAGCCGACTGCACAactccaaaaaagaggaagggAAGAGTGTCTCCTGTGTTACCTTCAACACCGATCATCAGCATCTCCTCAGGACCTGAAGGCCTTTTATCGGTGCAGCAGTCACCTGCTACCACACCAACCGTTCCCAG AACGGTGAGGCTGGCCATGCAGGTCCCGGTCCTCATGACGACAGCCCAGGGTCAAAAGGTCTCCACGGTAACAATCAATTCACCCACCGGTGCCTCTCCCATCCTGACGACGGCCAGCCCGGTCGCCGGGGGCAACAGCGCAGGAAAAGTCATGCTGCAGGCAGTGCCGACGCTGGTCCCTGCACAGGGCCAGAACGGAGAGCGGATCACGCTGCAGCTCATCACGCTCCCCGCGGGGCCGGCTAAGGCAGGCGGCCCCATCACCCTCCGCACGCTTGCTCCAGTCACAGGACCCGCCGCCAGCGCCCAAGTCCTGCAGCTGGCCGTCCCAGCCACTGTAAGCGCCACTGTGAGCCCCACAGTGACTGCTCCAGGCCCACCTATCACTGTAGAGACAGTTCACGTGCCAGATACGAAGCCAGCCTTGTCTGTACAGGATGTGAAGATCATAAAGCTTGAGCCTGTGGAGGCTGTGATTAAGAGGCTGGAGACACCAGCAGAAAACTTGCACACAGATCAGGCCAGCACGCATAGCTGA
- the elf2a gene encoding ETS-related transcription factor Elf-2a isoform X1 → MTSVVVIDGGGNILEYVTGEEEAQQEVCTDGVVLRGEEVECPAVIVEQVNSAEVEQCYAAQVLVCDDENTYVMQDVAEEQVVETELQDDGTVEVSVQDKTIEAAEALLHMDSPASLHGDHSPEEFLSEMEVEVRTEEMGPVEDSITELEQKDLQKRKRAGRKPKTPRAHCDGSLDLIYKRKSKESRGTTTYLWEFLLDLLQDKETCPKYIKWTEKEKGIFKLVDSKAVSKLWGKHKNKPDMNYETMGRALRYYYQRGILSKVEGQRLVYQFKEMPKDIVFIDDDIDDGVDKGKRQSPTAADCTTPKKRKGRVSPVLPSTPIISISSGPEGLLSVQQSPATTPTVPRTVRLAMQVPVLMTTAQGQKVSTVTINSPTGASPILTTASPVAGGNSAGKVMLQAVPTLVPAQGQNGERITLQLITLPAGPAKAGGPITLRTLAPVTGPAASAQVLQLAVPATVSATVSPTVTAPGPPITVETVHVPDTKPALSVQDVKIIKLEPVEAVIKRLETPAENLHTDQASTHS, encoded by the exons ATGACCTCTGTTGTGGTAATAGACGGTGGAGGGAACATACTGGAGTATGTCACTGGAGAAGAGGAGGCACAGCAG GAGGTGTGTACTGATGGGGTGGTTCTACGTGGAGAAGAAGTGGAGTGTCCTGCAGTGATCGTGGAACAGGTGAACAGTGCAGAGGTGGAGCAGTGCTATGCTGCTCAGGTGCTTGTGTGCGACGATGAAAACACCTACGTCATGCAGGATGTGGCTGAAGAGCAAGTAGTGGAGACCGAGCTGCAAGACGATGGCACAG tgGAGGTCTCGGTTCAAGACAAAACCATCGAGGCAGCTGAAGCTCTCTTACACATGGACTCTCCAGCCAGCCTGCATGGAGACCACAGCCCAG AGGAGTTCCTGTCTGAGATGGAAGTGGAGGTGAGAACTGAGGAAATGGGGCCCGTTGAAGACTCCATCACTGAGCTTGAGCAGAAAGATCTGCAGAAAAGAAAACGAG cagGGCGGAAACCCAAAACGCCACGAGCCCACTGTGATGGCTCCTTGGATCTCATTTATAAAAGGAAATCGAAAGAGAGCAGGG GTACCACCACATATCTGTGGGAGTTTCTGCTGGACCTTCTGCAGGATAAAGAAACTTGTCCCAAGTATATCAAATggactgaaaaagaaaagggcATCTTCAAATTGGTGGACTCAAAGGCAGTGTCCAAACTGTGGGGTAAACATAAGAACAAACCAGATATGAACTATGAGACAATGGGAAGGGCACTCAG GTATTATTACCAGAGAGGTATTCTTTCCAAGGTGGAAGGCCAGAGACTGGTGTACCAGTTCAAAGAGATGCCCAAAGACATTGTTTTCATTGATGATGATATTGATGATGGTGTCGATAAGGGAAAGAGACAAAGCCCCACAGCAGCCGACTGCACAactccaaaaaagaggaagggAAGAGTGTCTCCTGTGTTACCTTCAACACCGATCATCAGCATCTCCTCAGGACCTGAAGGCCTTTTATCGGTGCAGCAGTCACCTGCTACCACACCAACCGTTCCCAG AACGGTGAGGCTGGCCATGCAGGTCCCGGTCCTCATGACGACAGCCCAGGGTCAAAAGGTCTCCACGGTAACAATCAATTCACCCACCGGTGCCTCTCCCATCCTGACGACGGCCAGCCCGGTCGCCGGGGGCAACAGCGCAGGAAAAGTCATGCTGCAGGCAGTGCCGACGCTGGTCCCTGCACAGGGCCAGAACGGAGAGCGGATCACGCTGCAGCTCATCACGCTCCCCGCGGGGCCGGCTAAGGCAGGCGGCCCCATCACCCTCCGCACGCTTGCTCCAGTCACAGGACCCGCCGCCAGCGCCCAAGTCCTGCAGCTGGCCGTCCCAGCCACTGTAAGCGCCACTGTGAGCCCCACAGTGACTGCTCCAGGCCCACCTATCACTGTAGAGACAGTTCACGTGCCAGATACGAAGCCAGCCTTGTCTGTACAGGATGTGAAGATCATAAAGCTTGAGCCTGTGGAGGCTGTGATTAAGAGGCTGGAGACACCAGCAGAAAACTTGCACACAGATCAGGCCAGCACGCATAGCTGA
- the elf2a gene encoding ETS-related transcription factor Elf-2a isoform X3, translating into MATRFEDEPENQLDLLLKAVEVSVQDKTIEAAEALLHMDSPASLHGDHSPEEFLSEMEVEVRTEEMGPVEDSITELEQKDLQKRKRAGRKPKTPRAHCDGSLDLIYKRKSKESRGTTTYLWEFLLDLLQDKETCPKYIKWTEKEKGIFKLVDSKAVSKLWGKHKNKPDMNYETMGRALRYYYQRGILSKVEGQRLVYQFKEMPKDIVFIDDDIDDGVDKGKRQSPTAADCTTPKKRKGRVSPVLPSTPIISISSGPEGLLSVQQSPATTPTVPRTVRLAMQVPVLMTTAQGQKVSTVTINSPTGASPILTTASPVAGGNSAGKVMLQAVPTLVPAQGQNGERITLQLITLPAGPAKAGGPITLRTLAPVTGPAASAQVLQLAVPATVSATVSPTVTAPGPPITVETVHVPDTKPALSVQDVKIIKLEPVEAVIKRLETPAENLHTDQASTHS; encoded by the exons ATGGCGACTCGGTTTGAAGATGAACCCGAAAATCAACTGGATTTACTTCTCAAAGCTG tgGAGGTCTCGGTTCAAGACAAAACCATCGAGGCAGCTGAAGCTCTCTTACACATGGACTCTCCAGCCAGCCTGCATGGAGACCACAGCCCAG AGGAGTTCCTGTCTGAGATGGAAGTGGAGGTGAGAACTGAGGAAATGGGGCCCGTTGAAGACTCCATCACTGAGCTTGAGCAGAAAGATCTGCAGAAAAGAAAACGAG cagGGCGGAAACCCAAAACGCCACGAGCCCACTGTGATGGCTCCTTGGATCTCATTTATAAAAGGAAATCGAAAGAGAGCAGGG GTACCACCACATATCTGTGGGAGTTTCTGCTGGACCTTCTGCAGGATAAAGAAACTTGTCCCAAGTATATCAAATggactgaaaaagaaaagggcATCTTCAAATTGGTGGACTCAAAGGCAGTGTCCAAACTGTGGGGTAAACATAAGAACAAACCAGATATGAACTATGAGACAATGGGAAGGGCACTCAG GTATTATTACCAGAGAGGTATTCTTTCCAAGGTGGAAGGCCAGAGACTGGTGTACCAGTTCAAAGAGATGCCCAAAGACATTGTTTTCATTGATGATGATATTGATGATGGTGTCGATAAGGGAAAGAGACAAAGCCCCACAGCAGCCGACTGCACAactccaaaaaagaggaagggAAGAGTGTCTCCTGTGTTACCTTCAACACCGATCATCAGCATCTCCTCAGGACCTGAAGGCCTTTTATCGGTGCAGCAGTCACCTGCTACCACACCAACCGTTCCCAG AACGGTGAGGCTGGCCATGCAGGTCCCGGTCCTCATGACGACAGCCCAGGGTCAAAAGGTCTCCACGGTAACAATCAATTCACCCACCGGTGCCTCTCCCATCCTGACGACGGCCAGCCCGGTCGCCGGGGGCAACAGCGCAGGAAAAGTCATGCTGCAGGCAGTGCCGACGCTGGTCCCTGCACAGGGCCAGAACGGAGAGCGGATCACGCTGCAGCTCATCACGCTCCCCGCGGGGCCGGCTAAGGCAGGCGGCCCCATCACCCTCCGCACGCTTGCTCCAGTCACAGGACCCGCCGCCAGCGCCCAAGTCCTGCAGCTGGCCGTCCCAGCCACTGTAAGCGCCACTGTGAGCCCCACAGTGACTGCTCCAGGCCCACCTATCACTGTAGAGACAGTTCACGTGCCAGATACGAAGCCAGCCTTGTCTGTACAGGATGTGAAGATCATAAAGCTTGAGCCTGTGGAGGCTGTGATTAAGAGGCTGGAGACACCAGCAGAAAACTTGCACACAGATCAGGCCAGCACGCATAGCTGA